One genomic segment of Theobroma cacao cultivar B97-61/B2 chromosome 6, Criollo_cocoa_genome_V2, whole genome shotgun sequence includes these proteins:
- the LOC18595475 gene encoding extensin, giving the protein MASSTTIMMSSLLLTSLALLGLLATAIKARPLPPENSRNKFMIIMINNVGNSTKTRDTTRIDHCDHMTEFSIEGKITPRPPSPKSSPPTHQVMSYPAPKPSTPTPQLELVSSCAEGSPCNSLISLSANFGKNPKSPPSPNPAPSKHQGELEQPIQQRSSPEFQLISMFTNFGKTPKSPPSPKPAPSKHQGIIERPITQKSRPDFQLISMFTNFGKTPISPPSPKPAPPKNQGMIEQLMQRRSP; this is encoded by the exons ATGGCAAGTTCAACGACCATCATGATGAGTTCTCTTCTTCTTACTTCTCTAGCTCTTCTGGGTCTTCTTGCAACTGCTATTAAAGCAAGACCCTTACCACCAG AAAATTCACGCAACAAATTCATGATCATAATGATCAATAATGTTGGGAATTCAACAAAAACCAGGGATACAACAAGGATTGATCACTGCGACCACATGACAGAATTTTCAATCGAAGGAAAGATCACTCCTAGGCCGCCATCTCCAAAATCATCACCACCAACTCACCAAGTAATGTCATATCCAGCTCCAAAGCCATCAACACCAACTCCCCAGCTAGAGCTTGTTTCTTCTTGTGCTGAGGGGAGCCCATGCAATAGTTTAATATCCTTGTCAGCTAATTTTGGAAAGAACCCAAAATCACCACCATCTCCTAATCCAGCACCATCAAAACACCAAGGAGAACTTGAGCAACCAATACAACAAAGGTCATCTCCAGAATTTCAGCTCATCTCCATGTTTACTAATTTCGGAAAGACCCCAAAATCACCACCTTCTCCGAAGCCAGCACCATCAAAACATCAGGGGATAATCGAGCGGCCGATAACGCAAAAATCCCGACCAGATTTTCAGTTGATATCCATGTTTACTAATTTTGGAAAGACCCCAATATCACCACCATCTCCTAAGCCAGCACCACCAAAAAATCAAGGCATGATCGAGCAGCTGATGCAACGACGATCACCATGA